Proteins from a single region of Pseudarthrobacter sp. NIBRBAC000502772:
- a CDS encoding winged helix-turn-helix domain-containing protein yields the protein MYGTLSGTRIAAPITSGTGTIELRLNLVRTQIMEHLAMRGASRLADISDAVGSPRASVQYHLQRLEDASIVRCNIPAGERAGFTPFYYLTAKAATTGVDR from the coding sequence ATGTACGGCACCCTTAGTGGCACAAGAATTGCGGCTCCCATCACCAGTGGCACGGGAACAATCGAGCTCCGGCTCAATCTTGTCCGAACCCAAATCATGGAACATCTGGCAATGCGCGGAGCAAGCCGTTTAGCGGATATCAGCGACGCCGTAGGCTCGCCCCGGGCAAGCGTGCAGTATCACTTGCAGAGGCTGGAGGACGCATCAATCGTTCGGTGCAATATCCCGGCAGGCGAAAGAGCTGGATTCACCCCTTTCTACTACCTGACCGCCAAGGCCGCCACCACGGGAGTAG
- a CDS encoding TetR/AcrR family transcriptional regulator has translation MTDQPYHHGKLREALLARATEIIEEAGVGGLSLRQLARDLGVSHAAPGKHFRDKLALLDALALDGFRGMNVRIMEASEAAGDHRSRFVRIARAYVDFAVSHPVLLAVMHSTKHHPDASDELRSIGEDGLRVARALIAEAQGAGELAPGDCEMLALICFVSLHGAAVLAAGNLLDGTSIDSLTVATTDLLWAGMVAGMPAPQGASGIGA, from the coding sequence ATGACCGATCAGCCTTACCATCACGGCAAGCTTCGCGAGGCGTTGCTCGCCCGTGCGACGGAAATTATCGAAGAAGCAGGAGTCGGGGGACTTTCCTTGCGGCAACTCGCACGTGACCTGGGCGTAAGCCACGCGGCGCCCGGAAAGCATTTCCGTGACAAACTGGCGCTTCTCGATGCCCTAGCTCTTGACGGCTTCCGTGGCATGAACGTCCGGATAATGGAAGCGTCGGAAGCTGCCGGCGACCACCGTTCACGCTTTGTCCGGATCGCGAGGGCCTACGTGGACTTCGCGGTCTCCCACCCGGTCCTGTTGGCCGTGATGCACTCCACGAAGCACCATCCTGATGCCAGCGATGAACTCCGCAGCATCGGCGAAGACGGACTAAGGGTAGCCAGGGCGCTCATCGCTGAAGCCCAGGGCGCCGGGGAGTTGGCTCCAGGAGACTGCGAGATGCTAGCGCTCATATGCTTCGTGAGCCTGCACGGAGCCGCTGTGCTGGCCGCGGGTAACCTCCTGGATGGAACCTCCATCGACTCTCTGACCGTTGCGACAACCGACCTGTTGTGGGCGGGAATGGTCGCAGGCATGCCCGCGCCCCAGGGAGCCTCGGGAATCGGCGCATGA
- a CDS encoding SDR family oxidoreductase, protein MTMTYSGTTALITGASSGLGAEFATRFAARGANLVLVARRTDRLEDLARKLRATHGISVTTLSKDLSRQGAGTEVRDELTGRGIRIDTLINNAGFATRGPLVEEDPAVIASEISLNVASLVDTTRAFLPEMLSTGKGALINVASTAAFQPVPGMAVYGASKAFVLSFTEALAHETKESGLRVLALCPGATRTEFFDVLGSEAAAVGRMQSASEVIDTALRALDRRTTPVSVVSGLGNRMLAGMAQRLPRHISLAMAGRAVQD, encoded by the coding sequence ATGACCATGACCTATAGCGGAACTACCGCACTCATCACTGGAGCAAGCTCCGGACTTGGCGCTGAGTTCGCCACGCGATTTGCAGCGCGCGGAGCCAACCTCGTGCTGGTCGCACGACGGACCGACAGGCTTGAGGATCTCGCCCGGAAGCTCCGCGCCACCCACGGCATTTCAGTTACTACGCTCTCGAAGGACCTGAGCCGTCAGGGAGCCGGAACAGAGGTCCGCGACGAGCTCACCGGCCGGGGCATCCGCATCGACACCCTGATCAACAACGCGGGCTTCGCCACGCGCGGCCCGTTGGTCGAGGAAGACCCGGCCGTCATCGCCTCCGAGATCTCCCTCAACGTGGCTTCCCTCGTCGACACCACGCGGGCATTCCTTCCCGAGATGCTCTCCACAGGGAAGGGCGCACTCATCAACGTGGCCAGCACTGCAGCATTTCAGCCGGTGCCTGGAATGGCGGTTTACGGAGCAAGCAAGGCCTTCGTCCTGAGCTTCACGGAAGCCCTGGCACACGAGACGAAGGAATCGGGCCTTCGGGTGCTTGCGCTCTGCCCGGGAGCCACGCGTACCGAGTTCTTTGATGTCCTCGGGAGCGAGGCCGCAGCGGTCGGCCGCATGCAAAGCGCCAGCGAGGTCATCGACACTGCCCTGCGCGCTCTCGATCGCCGCACTACACCGGTAAGCGTCGTCTCAGGCTTGGGAAATCGCATGCTTGCCGGAATGGCCCAGCGCCTCCCGCGACACATCTCCCTTGCCATGGCAGGCAGAGCCGTACAGGACTAG
- a CDS encoding PhzF family phenazine biosynthesis protein yields the protein MNQTSVVLRYAAFATTPGGGNPAGVVLDATHLDDAQMQVMAADVGYAETVFITEAAVDGDSRRNRVRYFSPIAEVPFCGHATIALAVALSRLHGTGTFMFDTSVGPVAIESAGQGADLTASFTSVEPRVAEFPTGVLETLLGLLGVGRDELHPTYPPLLAFAGNWHPILVFADRRTFDSFVFDPEPMRTLMDAQGWAGTVTTLCEIKAGQFDSRNLFPVGAITEDPATGSAAAAFGGYLRLLSLVEPPSRVVVLQGSHVGSPSRLTIDIPPLGGIIVRGGAVEIA from the coding sequence GTGAATCAGACTTCCGTTGTACTTCGTTATGCCGCCTTTGCAACGACCCCTGGCGGAGGAAATCCGGCCGGAGTGGTACTGGATGCCACCCATCTCGACGACGCACAGATGCAGGTCATGGCGGCCGATGTCGGATATGCCGAAACGGTATTTATCACCGAGGCTGCCGTTGACGGAGACTCGCGTCGAAACCGTGTGCGGTACTTCTCCCCTATTGCCGAGGTGCCGTTTTGCGGCCATGCCACAATTGCCCTGGCTGTGGCGCTGTCGAGGCTTCACGGTACGGGAACCTTTATGTTCGATACGTCGGTGGGGCCGGTCGCGATCGAATCTGCAGGCCAGGGAGCTGACCTGACGGCATCCTTCACGAGTGTGGAGCCTCGCGTGGCCGAGTTCCCGACAGGTGTTCTGGAGACTCTGCTCGGGTTGCTCGGCGTGGGTCGGGACGAATTGCACCCCACCTACCCGCCGCTGCTCGCCTTTGCCGGAAACTGGCATCCAATACTGGTCTTCGCTGATCGAAGGACCTTTGACTCATTCGTGTTCGACCCGGAGCCTATGCGCACACTGATGGACGCCCAGGGCTGGGCCGGTACCGTCACGACGCTCTGCGAGATCAAAGCGGGCCAGTTTGACTCGCGCAATCTCTTCCCGGTGGGCGCCATCACTGAAGATCCGGCGACAGGTTCGGCTGCCGCCGCTTTCGGCGGATACCTCCGCCTGCTTTCGCTTGTGGAACCACCCAGCCGGGTGGTGGTGCTCCAAGGCAGCCACGTCGGCAGCCCGAGCAGACTCACCATTGATATTCCACCGCTCGGCGGGATCATAGTGCGCGGAGGAGCCGTCGAAATCGCTTGA
- a CDS encoding glycosyltransferase 87 family protein: MVDWFARPSSVWWGFAVIHLYFLGWMASFFLNGDTFSDTEQYRQWAMDGYNPDSLDGKISPWVYPVLAQIPIFLANIAGPSLYLLCWFLIITALNAVGLAFLTRGPRKVKGIAPAWWWLFFTVFMGYLSFARVEGITAPIVLIALLYAAERPVVAGILLSVATWLKVWPAAVLVPIVIASRKRIQVLASGIAVTAVVGLGTYLSGGLPHIMDFLTNQGERGMQLEATFSTPWVWLSVFNIAGSKMADNTAINSTEVYGPGADVAAFLMQPLLILAAVVAAVLLVRALNRGAEREELFLEGALMMTTAFIVFNKVGSPQFIIWLAPVIIAGLTHDWDRWKVPAALLMGIAVTTFVIYPLFYTPLIHAHPVMAAILTTRNVLLVVLLWWSVKRTAELGRKSQAVPQAA; the protein is encoded by the coding sequence GTGGTGGACTGGTTCGCCCGTCCGTCCAGCGTCTGGTGGGGCTTCGCAGTAATCCACCTGTATTTCCTGGGCTGGATGGCGTCGTTCTTCCTCAACGGCGATACGTTCAGCGACACCGAGCAGTACCGCCAGTGGGCCATGGACGGCTATAACCCGGACAGCCTGGACGGCAAGATCAGCCCCTGGGTATACCCGGTGCTGGCGCAGATCCCCATCTTCCTCGCGAACATTGCCGGACCCAGCCTGTACCTCCTGTGCTGGTTCCTGATCATCACAGCACTCAACGCCGTCGGGCTTGCTTTCCTGACCCGCGGACCGCGGAAGGTGAAGGGCATTGCCCCGGCCTGGTGGTGGCTGTTTTTCACCGTCTTTATGGGTTATCTCAGCTTCGCCCGGGTGGAGGGCATCACGGCCCCCATCGTGCTGATTGCGCTCTTGTACGCGGCCGAACGCCCCGTCGTGGCGGGGATCCTGCTGAGCGTGGCTACCTGGCTCAAGGTGTGGCCGGCAGCGGTCCTGGTCCCGATCGTCATTGCCAGCCGCAAGCGGATCCAGGTGCTGGCTTCCGGCATCGCGGTCACCGCCGTCGTGGGCCTGGGCACGTACCTGTCCGGCGGGCTGCCGCACATCATGGACTTCCTGACCAACCAGGGCGAGCGTGGCATGCAGCTTGAAGCCACGTTCTCCACGCCGTGGGTGTGGCTCAGTGTCTTCAACATCGCCGGGTCCAAGATGGCGGACAACACGGCCATCAACTCCACCGAGGTCTACGGCCCCGGCGCCGATGTGGCCGCGTTCCTGATGCAGCCGCTGCTGATCCTTGCCGCCGTAGTGGCCGCGGTCCTGCTGGTCCGGGCACTGAACCGCGGCGCCGAGCGGGAGGAGCTCTTCCTCGAGGGCGCGCTGATGATGACCACTGCGTTCATCGTGTTCAACAAGGTGGGTTCGCCGCAGTTCATCATCTGGCTGGCCCCAGTGATCATCGCCGGCCTCACGCACGACTGGGACCGCTGGAAGGTCCCGGCTGCGCTCCTCATGGGCATCGCGGTGACCACCTTCGTGATCTACCCGCTCTTCTACACGCCCCTCATCCACGCCCACCCGGTCATGGCCGCCATTCTCACCACGCGCAACGTGCTGCTGGTAGTGCTGCTGTGGTGGTCCGTGAAACGGACCGCGGAGCTTGGCCGCAAGTCGCAGGCGGTCCCGCAGGCCGCCTGA
- a CDS encoding glycosyltransferase family 87 protein produces MPLSDKDSAISTDAFFATLTRIRNVILPAAVRSWLNTPRGLLTGFILVHLGFLIFAALLSLRGEAFSDTFIYREWARAGFDETHLSGGPSPWVYPILALIPMALAGLAGPGPFFFLWVLMTTLLNGWALAKLTDRGRNQDAIPAGWWWLIFTLLMGWLGFARVDGLTAPIVLVALAYGVGRPFIASVILAAATWVKVWPAAVMLALFAVVKNRLLVVLAGVATSAVVVALAAAVGSVPKLLNFLTQQGDRGMQLEATFTTPWLWLSVLNIGDSRMYMNTDINSMQVDGPGTAVMSVLMQPLLILAALLVAGLTFWALHNGKLNGNGTADGGVDRTELLLAGALTLATAFVVFNKVGSPQFMVWLAPAVAVGLAHSWREWRVPAAMLIAIAVATFFIYPLFYDALSHNNPLMAGVLTIRNVLLVVLFLWSVRRLYSLGKKTSASVPALKES; encoded by the coding sequence ATGCCCCTCTCTGACAAGGATTCCGCCATTTCCACGGACGCATTCTTCGCCACGCTCACCCGGATCCGCAACGTCATCCTTCCAGCGGCCGTACGGTCCTGGCTGAACACGCCGCGGGGGCTCCTCACCGGCTTCATCCTGGTGCACCTGGGTTTCCTGATTTTCGCGGCGCTGCTGTCCTTGCGCGGTGAGGCCTTCAGCGACACCTTCATCTACCGCGAGTGGGCCCGGGCGGGTTTTGACGAAACACACCTCAGCGGCGGCCCCAGCCCATGGGTCTACCCCATCCTCGCGCTGATCCCCATGGCACTGGCAGGGCTGGCCGGACCCGGACCGTTCTTCTTCCTCTGGGTGCTGATGACCACCCTCCTCAACGGCTGGGCCCTGGCCAAGCTCACGGACCGTGGCCGCAACCAGGACGCCATCCCCGCGGGCTGGTGGTGGCTGATCTTCACGCTGCTCATGGGATGGCTCGGCTTCGCCCGCGTGGACGGCCTCACCGCACCGATCGTCCTGGTGGCCCTGGCCTACGGTGTGGGCCGGCCGTTCATCGCGTCGGTCATCCTCGCCGCCGCGACCTGGGTGAAGGTCTGGCCCGCCGCGGTCATGCTGGCCCTGTTCGCCGTCGTCAAGAACCGCCTGCTGGTGGTGCTGGCCGGCGTGGCCACGTCAGCGGTGGTGGTGGCACTCGCCGCCGCGGTTGGCAGCGTGCCCAAGCTGCTGAACTTCCTGACCCAGCAGGGTGACCGGGGCATGCAGCTTGAGGCAACGTTCACCACCCCGTGGCTGTGGCTGTCCGTGCTGAACATCGGCGACTCCCGGATGTACATGAACACCGATATCAACTCCATGCAGGTGGACGGCCCCGGCACCGCCGTGATGTCCGTGCTGATGCAGCCGCTCCTCATCCTTGCCGCGCTGCTCGTGGCCGGCCTGACGTTCTGGGCGCTGCACAACGGCAAGCTCAACGGCAACGGAACGGCCGACGGCGGCGTGGACCGCACTGAGCTGCTGCTGGCCGGCGCGCTCACCCTGGCCACCGCCTTTGTGGTGTTCAACAAGGTGGGCTCGCCCCAGTTCATGGTGTGGCTGGCCCCGGCCGTGGCGGTGGGCCTGGCGCACAGCTGGCGTGAGTGGCGGGTCCCCGCGGCCATGCTCATCGCCATCGCCGTGGCCACGTTCTTCATCTACCCGCTGTTCTACGATGCCCTCAGCCACAACAACCCCCTCATGGCCGGCGTGCTGACTATCCGCAACGTCCTCCTGGTGGTCCTGTTCCTGTGGTCGGTCCGGCGCCTGTACTCGCTGGGCAAAAAGACGTCCGCGTCCGTCCCCGCGCTCAAGGAGTCCTGA
- a CDS encoding GTP pyrophosphokinase family protein, whose translation MPSNWDSLDISLRESVQENVEIYERVRPALKLVTKDVLHILRDMLKDTEVTPLFVTGRTKSVESFREKISRIEEPLEPGGPPVLKFPDPFRTLNDMVGVRVITKLPAENALVANIIKRQRQIFDCRGDREKDIGSIESGTYGYSSRHLILRTIQNEAVKDYQQAFNPDIPANGSYFFECQIRTVFAHAWSEIEHDIRFKAEDPRAWTPHFDRQFTATAAMLETVESAFADLHERYEEVRSYWDVEGEGAAQLTPNRIRDVWRTLLPHVDRKVDDDWGWAAELMAAHGLNQTVQLAGLLSAQRITEVRKALDHRYSPGPDRLLDDLLLWQYGTKHIDLTAEAPDAVPHPRRDSLLRRLKQIERYRLAKSE comes from the coding sequence ATGCCGAGTAACTGGGACAGCCTGGACATCAGCCTCCGTGAATCCGTGCAGGAGAACGTGGAGATCTACGAGCGCGTCCGCCCTGCCCTGAAGCTGGTCACCAAGGACGTTCTCCACATCCTCCGCGACATGCTGAAGGACACCGAGGTCACGCCGCTGTTTGTCACGGGGCGCACCAAGTCGGTGGAATCGTTCCGGGAAAAAATTTCCCGGATTGAGGAACCGCTGGAACCCGGCGGGCCCCCGGTGCTGAAGTTCCCGGACCCGTTCCGCACCCTCAACGACATGGTGGGCGTGCGCGTCATCACCAAGCTGCCGGCCGAGAACGCGCTGGTGGCCAACATCATCAAGCGCCAGCGCCAGATATTCGACTGCCGCGGTGACCGCGAGAAGGACATCGGCTCCATCGAGTCAGGCACGTACGGCTATTCCAGCCGCCACCTCATCCTTCGCACAATCCAGAACGAGGCCGTCAAGGATTACCAGCAGGCCTTCAACCCGGACATTCCGGCCAACGGCAGCTACTTCTTCGAATGCCAGATCCGCACCGTCTTCGCCCACGCCTGGAGCGAGATCGAGCACGACATCCGCTTCAAGGCCGAGGACCCCCGCGCCTGGACGCCGCATTTCGACCGCCAGTTCACCGCCACCGCCGCCATGCTGGAAACCGTGGAAAGCGCCTTCGCGGACCTGCACGAACGTTACGAGGAAGTCCGCAGCTACTGGGACGTCGAGGGTGAGGGGGCCGCGCAGCTCACACCCAACCGGATCCGTGACGTCTGGCGCACGCTGTTGCCGCACGTGGACCGCAAAGTCGATGACGACTGGGGCTGGGCTGCCGAGCTCATGGCCGCCCACGGCCTCAACCAGACCGTCCAGCTGGCCGGCCTGCTCAGCGCCCAGCGGATCACCGAGGTCCGCAAGGCGCTGGACCACCGCTACTCCCCCGGACCGGACCGCCTGCTCGATGACCTCCTGCTCTGGCAATACGGCACCAAACACATCGACCTCACCGCAGAGGCGCCCGACGCCGTCCCGCACCCGCGGCGCGACAGCCTCCTGCGGCGGCTGAAACAGATCGAGCGCTACCGCCTGGCCAAGTCCGAGTAG
- a CDS encoding LacI family DNA-binding transcriptional regulator: MESAEQVQQSVRSPRITAAMVAARAGVSTATVSLVANGKTAGRVSEDNIARVREAISELGYVVDSVGSSLAKGVSSIVLLVAPDISNPFFAKVIAGVRESLGADYQLLLSVTDAGEFPQADDVRKLMALRPAGLLVDAPNAEFLEELSAAGPVVLLDAPGLEAYAPSVNLDVAHGARQLAAHLAGAGHRRVAYVDSVTGTATFEVRRRAFLAAASAHGISVPADGIISTTIDVGASAAAFASAWPAWQQAGVTAVVCCTDTHAYGVLQEARVAGVQIPGQLAIAGFDDLPYSATSNPSLTSVHLPATSLGLKAGGQLRLLMEGRQLEQPQLTLESSLVVRNSTSA; encoded by the coding sequence ATGGAATCCGCGGAGCAGGTGCAGCAATCCGTCCGCTCGCCGCGGATCACGGCGGCCATGGTTGCGGCCCGCGCCGGCGTCTCGACAGCGACGGTTTCCCTGGTGGCCAACGGCAAGACTGCCGGCCGCGTCTCTGAGGACAACATCGCCAGGGTGCGGGAGGCCATTTCCGAGCTCGGCTACGTCGTGGACAGCGTGGGCAGTTCGCTGGCCAAAGGCGTCAGCTCCATCGTCTTACTCGTGGCCCCGGACATCTCCAACCCGTTTTTCGCGAAGGTGATCGCCGGCGTCCGGGAATCCCTCGGGGCTGATTACCAGCTGCTGCTGTCCGTCACCGACGCCGGGGAGTTCCCGCAGGCGGACGACGTCCGCAAGCTGATGGCGCTCCGGCCGGCCGGGCTTCTGGTTGACGCTCCCAACGCCGAATTCCTGGAAGAACTCTCTGCCGCCGGCCCCGTTGTCCTGCTGGACGCGCCGGGGCTTGAGGCCTACGCCCCGTCCGTGAACCTGGACGTTGCGCACGGCGCGCGCCAGCTGGCCGCGCATCTGGCCGGGGCGGGCCACCGCCGGGTGGCCTACGTGGACAGCGTCACCGGCACGGCCACGTTTGAGGTCAGGCGCCGCGCCTTCCTGGCCGCGGCCAGCGCACACGGAATCTCGGTGCCCGCCGACGGCATTATCAGTACTACCATCGACGTCGGCGCGTCCGCCGCCGCATTCGCCTCCGCCTGGCCGGCATGGCAGCAGGCCGGGGTCACCGCCGTCGTCTGTTGCACGGACACCCACGCCTACGGGGTGCTGCAGGAAGCACGGGTGGCAGGCGTGCAGATCCCGGGCCAGCTGGCCATCGCCGGCTTCGACGATCTGCCGTACTCCGCCACGAGCAATCCCAGCCTGACCAGCGTGCACCTGCCGGCAACCTCGCTGGGGCTGAAGGCAGGCGGACAGCTGCGCCTGCTCATGGAAGGCCGCCAGCTGGAGCAGCCGCAGCTGACGCTGGAGAGCTCGCTGGTGGTCCGCAACTCCACGTCGGCGTAA
- a CDS encoding Gfo/Idh/MocA family protein, protein MGKPLKVGIIGCGAIIAQYLANFRRLDAIELVAVADLDPSRAQAVAAGYDGVRALTVDELIAADDVDLVLNLTIPAAHAEVALKAIAAGKSVYGEKPLAATTGEARRVLEAARAAGVAVGCAPDTVLGTGIQTARKAIDDGLIGSPISATATMVTPGHERWHPNPDFYYQPGGGPLLDMGPYYVSALVSLLGPVVSVTGAASHTRTQRTIGSGPREGEVIPVNFDSHVTGILVHANGALSTLVMSFDAVKTRSSNIEIHGERGSLVVPDPNHFDGDVELFTLGADSWKTLPVSAGYLDSGRGFGIADLAATPEGAEPRAGGRLAYHALEVMESVLESARSGALVPIQSTVPRPEPVPLTASPDAARVQEVSA, encoded by the coding sequence GTGGGCAAGCCGTTGAAAGTAGGAATCATTGGGTGCGGGGCCATCATCGCCCAGTACCTCGCCAACTTCCGGCGGCTCGATGCCATCGAACTTGTCGCGGTGGCGGATCTGGATCCGTCCCGCGCGCAGGCTGTAGCCGCTGGCTACGACGGCGTCCGGGCGCTCACGGTCGACGAACTGATCGCCGCCGATGACGTGGACCTGGTCCTGAACCTGACCATCCCCGCCGCCCACGCCGAAGTGGCCCTCAAGGCAATCGCCGCGGGCAAGAGCGTCTACGGGGAAAAGCCCTTGGCTGCCACGACCGGCGAGGCCCGCCGGGTGCTGGAAGCGGCGCGCGCCGCCGGTGTCGCCGTCGGCTGCGCCCCGGATACCGTTCTCGGAACCGGCATCCAGACGGCCCGCAAAGCGATCGACGACGGCCTGATCGGATCCCCCATCTCGGCCACCGCCACGATGGTCACACCCGGCCACGAACGCTGGCACCCTAACCCGGATTTTTACTACCAGCCCGGCGGGGGCCCGCTGCTGGACATGGGGCCGTATTACGTCAGTGCGCTGGTTAGCCTGCTGGGGCCGGTGGTCTCCGTGACCGGGGCGGCCAGCCACACGCGGACCCAGCGGACCATCGGGTCGGGTCCGCGGGAAGGCGAGGTGATCCCGGTCAACTTCGACTCGCATGTGACCGGTATCCTGGTCCACGCCAACGGGGCGCTGTCCACCCTGGTCATGAGCTTCGACGCCGTCAAGACACGGTCGTCGAACATTGAGATCCACGGCGAGCGCGGCTCCCTGGTGGTCCCGGATCCGAACCACTTCGACGGTGACGTGGAACTGTTCACCCTCGGCGCCGACTCCTGGAAGACCCTTCCGGTCTCGGCCGGGTACCTGGACTCCGGCCGGGGGTTCGGCATCGCCGATCTGGCGGCGACGCCGGAGGGTGCAGAACCGCGCGCCGGCGGCCGGCTGGCCTATCACGCCCTTGAAGTTATGGAATCGGTGCTCGAATCGGCCCGGAGCGGAGCCCTGGTCCCGATCCAAAGCACGGTGCCGCGTCCGGAACCTGTGCCCCTCACAGCGTCACCGGATGCCGCCCGCGTTCAGGAGGTCAGTGCGTAG
- a CDS encoding ThuA domain-containing protein — protein MTDKKTALVVRGGWDGHQPLEATELFIPYLKDNGFDVRVEESPKMYADAGYMAGVDLIMQCMTMSTIEKDEFEGLRAAVENGTGLAGWHGGIADSYRNTSDYLHLIGGQFACHPGKHPDERSGEQSDNYVPYTINMLPAAETHPITRGIGDFELVTEQYWVLADDYIDVLATTTQKVRAWDPWNREVTSPAIWTRQWGQGRIFVATPGHRVEILQDSNVRTIIERGLLWASR, from the coding sequence ATGACAGACAAAAAGACCGCACTCGTGGTCCGTGGCGGATGGGATGGACACCAGCCCTTAGAGGCCACAGAGCTTTTCATTCCGTACCTGAAGGACAACGGCTTTGACGTCCGGGTCGAAGAGTCCCCCAAAATGTACGCCGATGCCGGCTACATGGCCGGCGTTGACCTCATCATGCAGTGCATGACGATGTCCACCATCGAGAAGGATGAATTCGAGGGCCTGCGGGCCGCCGTCGAGAATGGCACCGGCCTGGCCGGCTGGCACGGCGGGATCGCCGACTCCTACCGGAACACCTCGGACTACCTCCACCTGATCGGCGGACAGTTTGCCTGCCATCCCGGCAAACACCCCGACGAGCGCAGCGGCGAACAGTCCGACAACTACGTCCCGTACACCATCAACATGCTTCCCGCCGCGGAAACCCATCCCATTACCCGCGGCATCGGCGACTTCGAACTGGTCACCGAACAGTACTGGGTTCTGGCCGACGACTACATCGACGTCCTCGCCACCACCACCCAGAAGGTCCGCGCGTGGGATCCCTGGAACCGTGAAGTGACTTCGCCGGCCATCTGGACCCGGCAATGGGGCCAGGGCAGAATCTTCGTCGCCACCCCCGGGCACCGGGTGGAAATTCTCCAGGACAGCAACGTCCGCACCATCATCGAAAGGGGCCTGCTGTGGGCAAGCCGTTGA
- a CDS encoding Gfo/Idh/MocA family protein produces MTSAKPLRVGMVGHAFMGTAHSHAWRTAPRFFDLPLEPQLTAVAGRNGDGVRAAADKLGWNSAETDWRRLIERDDIDLIDICTPGDTHAEIAIAALEAGKHVLCEKPLANSVEEAERMTVAAEAAAKRGVFSLCGFSYRRTPALALAKRLVEQGRLGTIRHVRAQYLQDWLSDENAPMTWRLDKSRSGSGSLGDIGAHSIDAAQWITGQKITGVSALLETFVAERPLAGDLVGLGGHGEPGNDAPRGSVTVDDAAIFSARFDGGPIGVFEATRYALGRKNAMRLELNGTKGSLAFDFEEMNVLSFYDAAESPDAGFRRIFVTEPEHPYVGNWWPTGHGLGYEHGFTHQVVDFVTAIAENRQPEPSFADALQVQQVLAAVEDSAANSSQWQKV; encoded by the coding sequence ATGACTTCCGCAAAGCCATTGCGCGTCGGCATGGTGGGCCACGCCTTTATGGGCACCGCCCACTCCCACGCATGGCGGACAGCCCCCCGGTTCTTTGACCTGCCGCTGGAACCCCAGCTCACGGCTGTAGCCGGCCGGAACGGGGACGGCGTCCGCGCCGCGGCCGACAAGCTGGGCTGGAACTCCGCGGAGACGGACTGGCGGCGCCTGATCGAACGCGATGACATTGACCTGATTGACATCTGTACGCCTGGCGACACGCATGCCGAAATCGCGATCGCCGCCCTCGAGGCGGGCAAGCACGTGCTGTGCGAAAAGCCGCTCGCCAACTCCGTGGAGGAAGCGGAGCGGATGACCGTTGCGGCGGAGGCGGCCGCCAAACGCGGGGTGTTCTCGCTGTGCGGCTTCAGCTACCGGCGGACGCCCGCGCTGGCGCTGGCCAAGCGGCTCGTGGAGCAGGGCAGGCTAGGAACCATCCGGCACGTGCGGGCGCAGTACCTGCAGGACTGGCTCTCAGACGAGAACGCCCCCATGACGTGGCGCTTGGACAAGAGCAGGTCCGGTTCCGGTTCCCTCGGCGATATCGGTGCGCACAGCATCGACGCTGCGCAATGGATCACCGGGCAGAAGATAACCGGCGTTTCGGCCCTGTTGGAAACATTCGTTGCTGAGCGTCCGTTGGCCGGCGATCTTGTCGGCCTGGGCGGACACGGTGAGCCGGGCAATGATGCGCCGCGCGGTTCCGTCACGGTCGATGACGCCGCGATCTTCAGTGCCCGGTTCGACGGCGGTCCCATCGGCGTCTTCGAGGCAACCCGCTACGCGTTGGGCCGCAAGAACGCAATGCGGCTGGAACTGAACGGCACCAAGGGGTCCCTGGCCTTTGATTTCGAGGAAATGAACGTGTTGTCCTTCTACGACGCGGCCGAATCCCCCGATGCCGGCTTCCGGCGGATTTTCGTCACCGAGCCCGAGCATCCGTACGTCGGCAACTGGTGGCCCACCGGCCACGGCTTGGGCTACGAACACGGTTTCACCCACCAGGTGGTGGACTTCGTCACCGCCATCGCGGAGAACCGCCAGCCGGAACCGTCCTTCGCCGATGCCTTACAGGTCCAGCAGGTGCTGGCCGCCGTCGAGGACAGCGCAGCAAACTCCAGCCAATGGCAGAAGGTCTAG